The DNA segment TACGCCTGGTTTAACATCATAGTACCAGGCTATTTCCAGCAGTATTTTAATGCGATTGGTATCGGGCAGGCTGCGCTGTAACCGGTTCATCAGCGTAGCATACGAATTGCCGGACGCTTCCTGGCCCTTAGCAGCCCGGGCTACTATTACCAATACAGATGCGATGAGCCATACCCTGAGCATGTTTTGGTTGTTATTGTTTTATAGATGCACATCAGAACCTCATCCCCACTACTACAAACGGCAGCCAGCCTTCGCTGGAATAACCTGCCAATGCCCTGATGACGATCATTTGCGCCGGCGCAAAGAAGAAGCCTCCACCTACGCCGTTGTGCCATTTGTCTGAATGTTCGCCTTTCTCCCATACCCTTCCCACGTCGTAAAAGCCAATCATACCGAATAAGCCGGGCAATACGTAACCGCCGATCTGCGTGAGCTTGATGCGCATTTCGAGGTTGTTGTAGAGGCTATGCTGACCGGCAAAACGGTATTGGCGGTAACCCAGCAGGTTCTCATGGCCACCCAGGAAGAGCGACTGGTAAAAGGCTGTTTTACCTACGGTGATGCCACCACCCAGGCGGTTGGCCAATACGATAGAGCTTTTCGCATTGAGCGGTGTATAGAAGGCTATTTCGGGTATGAGCTGTGCAAATGATTTTGAATAGTCATTTAACCCGCCGAATCCCTGCAGGCGCACATTGATGTAAGAACCCCAGGAGGTAAGTATCGGGTTATTCCTTTTATCCCTGATGTAGTTTACGATCAACCCCGCATGCGCCTTATCGTCGGCAATGGTGGCACTGTCATAGGAACCAATGAGGGAGGTGTTTTCAATGAACCGGCCTTTGTTGCCATCATCATCGAAACGGTAGATCTGTGCAGCCGGCCCTACACTGATGCTGCTGCCTTTGGCATTGCCCCAACGCAGCGCTGCCCATGCCTGGTAGGTATTGAACCGGGTGCGGTAGAATTTTTTGAAGTTGTCTATTTTATGAAATTCGGTTTCGTTGCCCCGGCCGAAGAAGTTAATGGTATTGTTGGGCGCTTTGATGAGCGCCTGGGTAATGATATCGGCTTTGCCGATGGCATGGATCCATTCGCCTTTGTAGTCTATTTTGTATGCATTGGTGGAGAAGGAATGGGATACGAGCAGTTGCTGCAAGCCTGAATACTGGGCTATTTTGGTATAAGGCTTTTTACGGAAGCCCTGTTTGCGCACATGCTTAAAACCCGCACCAAGCAGGAATCCATCATCCACGTTGAGCCCGATGGAGGCAAGTGGTTGGGTGATGTTGTAAAGATCTACAGGGTTAAAAGCTGTATGCGCACTGTCGTTCGACAGCCGTTTACGAAGCCGGCCCGCGTCTCCGTTTATAGTCGCATTGTTCTCCCCTTCATATAGTTTTATACCACCCTTTCCTTCGGCTACATCGTAGGTCTTGTTACCTTCTCCACCGATGATGCGCAGTTTAACACCGTTGTTGGTGTTGTTGATGCGCACGCTGTCATCTCCTTTGGACAGGTAGAGCCTTACTTCTTTGGTCATACCAGGGGAGAAGGTCTTTTTGAAGAGCAGGTCTTCCAACTTCCTGCTTTTGGACAGTTTATGAATTGCCACTGTAATGCCATTGTCGGGTGCGTCTGTGATCTCTACCAATTCATGCTTATCCGTTACTTTGATGTCTACAATTTTGTTGATGAAACGGTAGTAATGGTCCATGGCTGCCGGCAGGTTATCCCTTCTGTCTTTCAGTATTTTCAGGAATTTATCATGGCGAAGCTGGTAAGCAGCGGCCGGCAATTGCCGGAGCCCTTCTTCCAATACCGGGTCGGTCACTGTGGCCACAAACTCCCTGGTGATCCGCATCCAGTCGTCATAGCTGAACTGGGTGAGGAAGCGGCCGTTGAGCTGCCTGCTTTCCCATAGTTCACCTTCAATGTTACGGTAGTTGCTGTTAAAGCCTTGCAGGAAGGGTAATATCCAGCGCCACCTGGCTGCATGGGGGATGACCCCTTGATTGGTATAGAATACCTGGTCACGGTCGCGGGGGATGGCTTTGTATTTTTTCCCTTTGCCGTCCTTTTCCGGCAACCAGCGCCACTGGTCTTCATGCCTGTCCCAATCACCAATGAGGAGATCGAGCAGGCGGGCGCGCAGGTATGCCGTGCTGTCGAAACTGTTGTCGTTGTCTTCATCCATTTTGCGGCGCATCTTGAGCGTGTTGTCTGATTCACCCAGGGGTTCGCGTTCTTCCAGCAGGCATAAGGTGTTGGCAAATGTATTGCCATAGATGCCCAGCGCTGTATCGGGTGCAACCCAACCAATGATGGGTGTGGCATGGGGGATACCCAGCCGGCTGGCGATGGGCGGTACTATTAATGCACCATAGGGATAGTTGGAAGACATGTTGTCTGACAGGAGGTCTTTCACAAAGGTTTCGCGCAGGGCTTCGGGCAGTAGTACATCGGGGTATTTTTCCACGCTTCGCAGGGCCCATTCTTTTCCATTTTTATCGAGCAGCCTGAGTGATTTGGACTGGTGGCCGCCACCGAGACGGCTGGGCGTTAACCCGCCTTTTACCTGAGAGATCCTGATGACAGGGAATGTGGTAGGGGTCGCGTAGTCCTTCCGGTAGTTTTCGCCAAAGAGCCAACGGTGAAAGCGGTTCACACTATCGAAGCGCGCCAGGGGCACGATGGTGATGCTGTCCTGCGGCGTGGCCTTGATGGCCAGTTGTTCCTGCTCCTGCACTTTCACGTATTCCTGTGTATAGGTAAAGGAGGCTTTAACGCCGTCGGTAATTTGTGTATAGTAAGTAAAGCGGAGGTGGTTATTGGTGAGGAGGTCGGCCGTGATAAAACCAGCCCTTGTGGAAGCAAATAATGAATGTTTTCCTTTTCTGGCATAGGCCTTTTTGGCACCGGCCCCACTGACTACCTGCACCTGGCTGCTTTTGATGAACTGCAGTCCATGTTCATGACCTGCCACATGTATGAGGTTGGGAAAATGTTGCGCCACTTCATCCATGTTTTTGATCATAGTTTTGTAAAGGGGGTGGCCCATGTCTTCGGGGTTTACGATCGCCTTTCTTAGTACAGGATAGAGGGAGCCTATAACGGGTAATGGTATGTAGAGATCTTTGTTGATGGCCGTGAGGGGGAAGATATGGTCCTTAAGGGAATAGTAACCGCCATGATGGCCATAGGACTGAAACGGGTGGTGGGAAGCCAGCATGACCATTTTGTACCGGTTCTTGTAGAGCAGTTCCTGTAAACGCGCTGTTATGTCTTCTTTGGTACGGCAATTACAATCTGCTTCTTTGTTGTCTTTGTCATAGGGGAATAACCACCATTCACTATCGAACGCTATGATGGTGAGGTTATCGGCCACGTTGATCTCCACGGGATCGGGACAGCCGTCGGCCGGCACCATTTTTAATAAGGGATCATTTTGCTGGTTGAGGTAACTCCACTGGTTTTTGATCTTAGCCAGTCCATCGGGTCCCATGCGGTCCCAGTCGTGGTTACCGGGCACGAAGTAGACGGCGGCGCCATTGCTGCGCATGGGCGAGTATTGTGAGCGCAGGATGTCCTGCGTGGCCTGTTCCTTTTTATTACCGGGCAACGCCATACCGGAGGGATAGATGTTATCGCCCAGGTAGAGCACGGAGGTCTTGTTTTTGATGACCATTTCAGCCGCCAGGGGAATGATCCGCTGTTGTTCTTTGCTGATCTCTCCGGCATCGCCAATGAGGATGACCCGGTGTACAATGCTGTCCTGCGCCTGCGTCACAAAGGCAGCGCACGATACAATAAGGGCGTATAGGTATTTTTTCATGTCAGTTAGTTTAAAATGCAAGCTACGAGCTACGAGCTGCGAGCTGTGAGCGGAAAGACAAGCTGTTAGCGGTTAGCTATTAGCTGTGTAAAGTTAGGATACAGATGCTTACAGTTATAAAAGACTGCTTATGCCTGTTTTTCTGCTTTATTCCTTATGTAATTGTATATGTTTTCCTGGGAACGGGTAGGTTCTTCACTGCCCGCTATGGGCTGGTTCTGCAGGCGACTGTCTAACTGCACGGCCTGTTCACTGTCCTGCCACTGGAAGCTGATGATGTCCTTTATTTCGTTTTGTATGTCTTTATCATAGACCGGGAAGCATACTTCTATGCGCCGGTAGATGTTCCTATCCATCCAGTCGGCAGAGCCAAGATAGATCTCTTCTTCCCCACCGTTGTGAAAAATGAATATACGCCCATGTTCCAGGTAACGGTCCACAATGCGCCTGACCGTAATGTTCTCACTTAATCCTACTACACCGGGCATGAGACAACAGATGCTTCTGACGAAGAGCTGAATGGTAACGCCTGCCTGGGAAGCCTCGTAGAGTTTACTGATGAGCTTTTTTTCTTCGAGGTTGTTGAGCTTGATGGTGATCTTTGCCGCCCTTCCTTGCCTGGCCCAGGCTATTTCCCGGTCTATCCTTTCCATAAACACCTGCTGCAGGTTGAACTGCGCTACCAACAGGTGATTGAATTTTATGTTGGTCCCACCGGATTTTTTACGCTGACTGAGAAAGAGGAAGAGGTCTTCCATTTCGCGCAACAGGGCATAATCCGAAGTGAGCAGGATATGGTCGGTATAGAACCGGGCGGTACTTTCATTCAGGTTACCCGTAGCCAGTAATCCAGCATAGTATGTGCCAATTTTATCTTTCCGTTTTACGAGCGCAATTTTGGCATGCACTTTCAGGGTAGATTCGGAGTAGATGATTTTTACGCCGGCGACTTTCATTTGCCGCGCCCACCGGATGTTGTTGGCCTCATCAAACCGGGCTTTTAGTTCTACCAGTACAGTTACCTGCTTACCATTGCGGGCAGCACTGATAAGGGCATGCACGATTTTTGAATCATCGGCCACCCGGTAGAGGGTTACATATATTTCCGATACGGCCGGATCAATGGCCGCCTCATTGAAGAAGCGCAATACGGTGTTATAGGATTGATACGGCGGATGGATGATGATGTCCTTCGCTGCAATGGCCTCAAAGATGGAGCGGGGTTTACCGGTTGCAGGGTGTACCACCGCAGGCCAGGGCTCATATTGTGCTACTTTGCCGGTTACCGGTAATGAAGCCAGGTCTTTGAGGTTATGGTAGGTACCTCCTGCCACGATGCTGGCCCTGGCCAGGTTGAAGTGTGTTATGATGGCATCCAGGCCAGCCTGCGGTATACCGGGCTGATAGAGGAAACGGGTGGCAAAGCCGAAATCGCGTTTGCTGATCTGCTTTTCTATTTTCTCTGCCATGTCTTCTTCAAAATCGTCTTCCAGACTGAGCTCTGCATCGCGGGTGATCTTGAAGCTGTAAGCACCTGCCACTACCGAGTGCCGGAAGATGTAGCGCAGGTGGTATTTGATGATGTCATCTATAAAAACGATGTAGGTTGTATTGTTTACGGTCCAGGCTTTGAAACGGGGCAGGGTATCGGAGGGAATGTTGACGATGGCATATTCTGTTTCCCTGCCGGGATATTGCAGCACGGCAGCAATGTATAGTTTGTTATTGCCGGGAAAGAAGTCGGGCCTGATGCCGGAGAGGTATACCGGTTGCAGGAATGCCAGCACCTGGGTAAAGAAGTATTCGGTGATAGCGGGCAGTATCTCATCGGGTATTGGCTGGTTGTACAGGAGCCTGATGCCCTGGCTTTCCAATACAGGCAGGATGCCGGTAATGGTTTTACCAAAGAGTTCCTGCTGCCGGTGAATGATGGTTTTTGCTTCTTCCAGGGTGCCGGTATAGATGCCCTCCTTACCGGGTTTGGATTTATTAATTTTTTGTAAAGCCATGAGGGCAGGCATGCGGACACGGTAAAATTCATCGAGGTTGGAAGAGTAGATCGCCAGGAATTTGATCCGTTCGGCCAATGGCACTTTTGCGTTGCCGGCCTCCATTAGTACCCGTTCATTGAAAGAAAGCCAACTGATATCCCTGCTGAAAAAACCGGCTGTATTCATATCCCAAAGCTATTATTACTGGTTAAGAACACCAATAGCTAAAGTAAGGGAAGAGTTGTATATTTTATAGCTACAAGCTGCGAGCCGGAGGCTCGCCAATAGCCGTCACCAGCCAGAGGCTGGCGACTGAACAACGAGACTTTTGCGGAAGTCGGAGAAGCTGGCGCCGGAGGCGTTTTTGAAGAATTTGCTGAAATGGGCTACGTCGTCGAAGCCGAGGTTCCAGGCTATTTCTTTCATGCTGACATCCGAGTAAGCCGCCTGCCGCTTGGCTTCGAGGATGATCCTTTGCTGAATGTGGTGGCTGGCCGGGAACCCGGATACTTTTTTGATGACCTCATTGAGGTAGTTGGGCGTTACTGCCAGTTGACCGGCATAATCGGCTACCATTTTTTTGGTGGCATATTGCTGTTCGAGGAGGGAAAGGAATTTTTTAGCCAGCTCTATGTTCCTGGGCTGTTGCGCCTGGGTATCGACCCCTTCAAACTGGCGGGTGAGGTAGATGAGGAATATTTTCAGGAATCCCCGCAGTATTTCCGACCGCAGCAGGAAGAAGTTGTCATATTCCCTGATCATTTTTGCTGCAATCTCCCCCATGTCGCCTGCCATTTCTTCCGATACCCTGATGACCGGGGAATGGGAAAAGGTATAGAAGAGGCCGGTATTGAAAAGCAGGTTGAAGTTGTCGTCGTTGAGGCTGAGGAATCCGGCCGTAAAGGAGATGACAAATCCGTCTACCGGCGGATTGACTTTCAGCAGGTGTATCTGCCCGGGGGTAAGGCAGTATACGGTATTGTTCTCCAGGTCATATTTGTCTACATCGATGAAGTGAACCCCCGATCCCTTCCTGACCCAGATGATGACAAAGTAGTTATGGCGGTGGGGAACTTCATTTTGCTGAAACCTGTTTTGGGCTATCCATTCCATGGTATGGATCTCAAAAGGTACATTGGCCGCAGATTTCCCAATATCCAGTACAGGTGTTACCGCCATGAAATGCCTGGTTTAGGGGTTGAAATTAGGTGAATTTTAGCTTTTCCGGTAAACGGGGTGTTTTCCCTGGCTTTTAATGTGGTTTTTGCATATTATTTTTAGGGTGTGATCGTTATGTACGTATTATCCCTATTTAACCCCTAACCGAATTTATGCTACATCGTATCCTCTCCCTGCTACCAGCACTGCTGTTCCTGGCGGGCTCCGTTTTTGCCAATGATTATGAAGATGCCTGGAAGGCTTTGCATAAGAATGACCGTAAAACTGCCCGGGCATTGCTGCAAAAAGCGATGCAGGAATCTTCCACCAGCGTGGATGCCTACCTGACGTATGTTTTCCTGCAAACTTTTGAAGGCAAGGAAGGCGAAGACCGGGACTTTCTTGCCAAGGTGTATAAGAAAGTCCAGGATGTGAATCCCTATATTTATGCCATGTGGTTTAATGAAAGTGTGCTGGGAAATTATGGTAAGAAGAAGGCACACCAGACGCAACTCCTGGAAAAGATGATGGACGACCCGGCCATTAATGGATCGCTGAAATCGGCTGCCCATTATGTAAAGGCGATGCATTATCTTTTTGGCAATGAGTTTGCATCCGCCAATAAGGAATGGAAACAGATGGGATCGGCAGGAACGCTGTGGCAACTGGCAGGCCCTTTTGACAATTTATCGGGCAGTGGATTTTATAAGAATTATGGTCCGCTGGAACATCCTGAAGCAGGCGCCAGCTTTACTTCAGCGAATAATGCAACGATCAGTTGGTTCTCGCCCCCTGTTATGACCACGGAAGGCTGGACTTTCCCTTACACACATATCCGCTATAATACGGCCATCGTATACGCCCAGGTATTTGTTCAGGCGCCTGCCGATATGAAGGTGTTGCTGAATGCAGGGGTGAATGGTTCGCTGAAGGTATGGGTGAACGATGAGCCTGTACTGGCAGAGTCGAAGGAGATTGTGACGGAACTGGATTATTATAAGAATTATGTACAACTTAAAAAAGGGTATAACCGCTTACTGGTACAACTCGGATATACGGATAATAATAGCCCTAATTTCATTATCCGCTTTACGGATGAGCAGTACAATGCAATCCCCGGGCTGACGTATACCCCCACCCTGCAACCTTATCCCAAGGCTGCCAAAACGAATGCAGAACCCCGCTCCCTGCCCCATTTTGCCGAAGTCTTTTTTGAGCAAAAGATCAAGGCAGAGCCGGGCAATGTTGTTAATTATATTTTACTGAGCCAGGTTTACCTGCGCAATAAGAAGACGGCTGCTGCGCGCAAGTTGCTTGTGGACGCGCTGCAACATTCGAAAGACAATTCCCTGCTGCGCTTTCAGCTTATCCAATGCCTGCTGAAGGAGAGCAACCGGACGCTGCTGTCGCAGGAAGTGGAAAGGATCAAGGAAACAGATCCCAACTGCGTACTGACGTATAATATTAATATTGAGCAGTTGAAGGATGATGAGAAGTATGAGGAGGCGATGAAAGAGCTGAACAAGGTGGTGGCATTAACAGGGGAAGATGAAGATGTACTGGTTACCCGCATTCAATTGTATGGCTCCCAAAATAAGATGGATGAGCTGGTGAAGACTTTACAGGACGCTTATAACCGCTATCCTGATAATTCAGAGATCGTAGGCATGATGTTCCGGTTGAAGAAGAATGGCTATAAGGATGCCAAAGGAGCCATTAAGGTATACGAGAGTTATCTGAAGAATAATTATAGTTACCAGCTTATCCAGGCACTGGCGCAGGAGTATAATGAACAAGGATCGTCGGATAAAGCCCTGCAGCTTTTTGAGCAGGTAAAGGAGAAGTTTGCCTATGATCCCGAACAGTATATGACGCTCGCGAATTTCTATTATGATAAGCAACAGTATAGCAAAGCAGAAGATTATACACGGAAGGCCCTTACCCTGGCCCCCAATGTAGCAGGCTACTGGCAATCGCTGGGACTGGAACTGCAGCAACAGCATAAGGACAATGAGGCGATGGATTGCTACCGCAAGGCATTGTATTATGATGCCAATAAATATACCGCCCGCGAGCAGTTGCGTGAGTTGCAAAAGAAGCCGGCAGTTTGGAAAGCCTTCCCCGAAACAGATGCTTATGAGCTTATTAAAAAGGCAGCGAACAAGACGTATAACCATAATTCTTTTTACCTGCTGGATGAAAAGACTACGGTAGTGTATGCTGAAGGAGCCACTGAAGAGTATATTACGATGGTGGTGAAGATTATTAATGAGAAAGGCATTGACGACTGGAAAGAGATCAGCCTCTCCTATAATTCGAACTCACAGTATTTACTGGTGGAAAAGGCAGAAGCGGTTAAGAAGAATGGCAATAAGATCAAGGCGGAACAGAATGGCAATGAGCTGGTGTTTACCGGCCTGGAAGCAGGCGACGCCCTGTATATTAAGTATAAGATCCAACATTATAATTACGGAAGGCTTGCCAAACAGTTCTGGGACCGGTACACTTTCAATGCTTATGTACCGGTAGAAATGGCCCGCTATTCTTTATTGGTAGCCAAGAATGTATCCCTGCACCATAAGGCACTGAATACTACAGTGAAGCCTACAGTAGGTAGTTATGATGACTTTGTATTGTACACCTGGGAGATGAAGGACCCGGAAGCGGCAAAGCCTGAGAAGTTTATGCCACCTCTGAATGATGTGGGCCCGGCCCTGTATCTTTCTACATTGTCATCCTGGGGTGAGATAGCCGCCTGGTATAGCGATCTTTCTTCTTCCAAAACAGAAGATGAGTTTGAATTGAAACAAGCCTACGAGGAGATATTTCCCAAAGGAAAAGGAACGATGAATGAAACAGAGCGGGCCAGACAGATCTACCAGTATATTACCAGCAATATCCGTTATAGTTCGGTATCCTTCCGTCAAAGCGCTTTTGTTCCGCAGAAAGCCTCTGTCACTATTAATACCAGGCTGGGTGATTGCAAAGACCTGTCGAGCCTGTTTGTTGGCCTGGCCAAACTGTCGGGCATTAAGGCCAATCTTGTACTGGTGAATACCCGGGAGAATGGCCTGCATGCCACAGAGATGCCATCTGTTGAGTTTAATCATTGCATTGTAAAGACTACATTGGATGGCAAGGAGTATTTCCTGGAGCTGACAGATAATGACCTTCCTTTCGCCAGCCTGCCTTCCAACCTGTATAAGGCCGCTTA comes from the Paraflavitalea devenefica genome and includes:
- a CDS encoding BamA/TamA family outer membrane protein, yielding MKKYLYALIVSCAAFVTQAQDSIVHRVILIGDAGEISKEQQRIIPLAAEMVIKNKTSVLYLGDNIYPSGMALPGNKKEQATQDILRSQYSPMRSNGAAVYFVPGNHDWDRMGPDGLAKIKNQWSYLNQQNDPLLKMVPADGCPDPVEINVADNLTIIAFDSEWWLFPYDKDNKEADCNCRTKEDITARLQELLYKNRYKMVMLASHHPFQSYGHHGGYYSLKDHIFPLTAINKDLYIPLPVIGSLYPVLRKAIVNPEDMGHPLYKTMIKNMDEVAQHFPNLIHVAGHEHGLQFIKSSQVQVVSGAGAKKAYARKGKHSLFASTRAGFITADLLTNNHLRFTYYTQITDGVKASFTYTQEYVKVQEQEQLAIKATPQDSITIVPLARFDSVNRFHRWLFGENYRKDYATPTTFPVIRISQVKGGLTPSRLGGGHQSKSLRLLDKNGKEWALRSVEKYPDVLLPEALRETFVKDLLSDNMSSNYPYGALIVPPIASRLGIPHATPIIGWVAPDTALGIYGNTFANTLCLLEEREPLGESDNTLKMRRKMDEDNDNSFDSTAYLRARLLDLLIGDWDRHEDQWRWLPEKDGKGKKYKAIPRDRDQVFYTNQGVIPHAARWRWILPFLQGFNSNYRNIEGELWESRQLNGRFLTQFSYDDWMRITREFVATVTDPVLEEGLRQLPAAAYQLRHDKFLKILKDRRDNLPAAMDHYYRFINKIVDIKVTDKHELVEITDAPDNGITVAIHKLSKSRKLEDLLFKKTFSPGMTKEVRLYLSKGDDSVRINNTNNGVKLRIIGGEGNKTYDVAEGKGGIKLYEGENNATINGDAGRLRKRLSNDSAHTAFNPVDLYNITQPLASIGLNVDDGFLLGAGFKHVRKQGFRKKPYTKIAQYSGLQQLLVSHSFSTNAYKIDYKGEWIHAIGKADIITQALIKAPNNTINFFGRGNETEFHKIDNFKKFYRTRFNTYQAWAALRWGNAKGSSISVGPAAQIYRFDDDGNKGRFIENTSLIGSYDSATIADDKAHAGLIVNYIRDKRNNPILTSWGSYINVRLQGFGGLNDYSKSFAQLIPEIAFYTPLNAKSSIVLANRLGGGITVGKTAFYQSLFLGGHENLLGYRQYRFAGQHSLYNNLEMRIKLTQIGGYVLPGLFGMIGFYDVGRVWEKGEHSDKWHNGVGGGFFFAPAQMIVIRALAGYSSEGWLPFVVVGMRF
- the ppk1 gene encoding polyphosphate kinase 1, coding for MNTAGFFSRDISWLSFNERVLMEAGNAKVPLAERIKFLAIYSSNLDEFYRVRMPALMALQKINKSKPGKEGIYTGTLEEAKTIIHRQQELFGKTITGILPVLESQGIRLLYNQPIPDEILPAITEYFFTQVLAFLQPVYLSGIRPDFFPGNNKLYIAAVLQYPGRETEYAIVNIPSDTLPRFKAWTVNNTTYIVFIDDIIKYHLRYIFRHSVVAGAYSFKITRDAELSLEDDFEEDMAEKIEKQISKRDFGFATRFLYQPGIPQAGLDAIITHFNLARASIVAGGTYHNLKDLASLPVTGKVAQYEPWPAVVHPATGKPRSIFEAIAAKDIIIHPPYQSYNTVLRFFNEAAIDPAVSEIYVTLYRVADDSKIVHALISAARNGKQVTVLVELKARFDEANNIRWARQMKVAGVKIIYSESTLKVHAKIALVKRKDKIGTYYAGLLATGNLNESTARFYTDHILLTSDYALLREMEDLFLFLSQRKKSGGTNIKFNHLLVAQFNLQQVFMERIDREIAWARQGRAAKITIKLNNLEEKKLISKLYEASQAGVTIQLFVRSICCLMPGVVGLSENITVRRIVDRYLEHGRIFIFHNGGEEEIYLGSADWMDRNIYRRIEVCFPVYDKDIQNEIKDIISFQWQDSEQAVQLDSRLQNQPIAGSEEPTRSQENIYNYIRNKAEKQA
- a CDS encoding AraC family transcriptional regulator yields the protein MAVTPVLDIGKSAANVPFEIHTMEWIAQNRFQQNEVPHRHNYFVIIWVRKGSGVHFIDVDKYDLENNTVYCLTPGQIHLLKVNPPVDGFVISFTAGFLSLNDDNFNLLFNTGLFYTFSHSPVIRVSEEMAGDMGEIAAKMIREYDNFFLLRSEILRGFLKIFLIYLTRQFEGVDTQAQQPRNIELAKKFLSLLEQQYATKKMVADYAGQLAVTPNYLNEVIKKVSGFPASHHIQQRIILEAKRQAAYSDVSMKEIAWNLGFDDVAHFSKFFKNASGASFSDFRKSLVVQSPASGW
- a CDS encoding DUF3857 domain-containing protein: MLHRILSLLPALLFLAGSVFANDYEDAWKALHKNDRKTARALLQKAMQESSTSVDAYLTYVFLQTFEGKEGEDRDFLAKVYKKVQDVNPYIYAMWFNESVLGNYGKKKAHQTQLLEKMMDDPAINGSLKSAAHYVKAMHYLFGNEFASANKEWKQMGSAGTLWQLAGPFDNLSGSGFYKNYGPLEHPEAGASFTSANNATISWFSPPVMTTEGWTFPYTHIRYNTAIVYAQVFVQAPADMKVLLNAGVNGSLKVWVNDEPVLAESKEIVTELDYYKNYVQLKKGYNRLLVQLGYTDNNSPNFIIRFTDEQYNAIPGLTYTPTLQPYPKAAKTNAEPRSLPHFAEVFFEQKIKAEPGNVVNYILLSQVYLRNKKTAAARKLLVDALQHSKDNSLLRFQLIQCLLKESNRTLLSQEVERIKETDPNCVLTYNINIEQLKDDEKYEEAMKELNKVVALTGEDEDVLVTRIQLYGSQNKMDELVKTLQDAYNRYPDNSEIVGMMFRLKKNGYKDAKGAIKVYESYLKNNYSYQLIQALAQEYNEQGSSDKALQLFEQVKEKFAYDPEQYMTLANFYYDKQQYSKAEDYTRKALTLAPNVAGYWQSLGLELQQQHKDNEAMDCYRKALYYDANKYTAREQLRELQKKPAVWKAFPETDAYELIKKAANKTYNHNSFYLLDEKTTVVYAEGATEEYITMVVKIINEKGIDDWKEISLSYNSNSQYLLVEKAEAVKKNGNKIKAEQNGNELVFTGLEAGDALYIKYKIQHYNYGRLAKQFWDRYTFNAYVPVEMARYSLLVAKNVSLHHKALNTTVKPTVGSYDDFVLYTWEMKDPEAAKPEKFMPPLNDVGPALYLSTLSSWGEIAAWYSDLSSSKTEDEFELKQAYEEIFPKGKGTMNETERARQIYQYITSNIRYSSVSFRQSAFVPQKASVTINTRLGDCKDLSSLFVGLAKLSGIKANLVLVNTRENGLHATEMPSVEFNHCIVKTTLDGKEYFLELTDNDLPFASLPSNLYKAAYLVIPEKSSDTAGAQLKYLYTTNRGKDKIKRYVTVGIAGSDVTMAVKSIKTGSLTSGLRSNYAKLSSDKQHEEMEKSVSGWYKNPVKLSSVSFKGLETLSDSVLVEYKYKVSNEVTEVGDMGMIKIPFGEIVASIDNLTEDERKFPIEYWTYEDTDEYETVITVQAPAGKKFIEVPKNETCSFNGSTYSLQFVQKSPTQLEIIRKASLKRDDILPADYASLKVFFNKIIKAESKYIAFK